The Impatiens glandulifera chromosome 3, dImpGla2.1, whole genome shotgun sequence genome contains a region encoding:
- the LOC124932019 gene encoding pentatricopeptide repeat-containing protein At2g22410, mitochondrial-like translates to MRPALHFHPLRFSPFKTSIRSFSFLTLKPRTQHFSSSISYPKPKWNSNATLLITNPVLHMIESCNSMLHLKQIQGHMTITGLIFHLFPVSRVLTFCALSETGDIHHAIRLFSQISKPNVYMWNTMIRGYTRVNLPELGLSLFRRMFEQRIEMDRRSFVFALKACELSRRVEVGELIHSLSWKMGFDSDSLVQNALIHFYSRSDCLFNAVKVFDESPERDVVSWTTMIDAYSQNHLPDEALNLFNLMLSSGIEPNYITMITVLSACSQKKDLTIAKSIHEYMKSTNVKQTLNLTNALLDMYVKCGCLLTAEEIFRKMEVKDVFSWTSMINGYSINNDLKLARECFDQMPYRNIVSWNAMIAGYSQNNQPKNAVLLFHEMTKAGFIPIENTLVCVLSACAQLGFMEEGRKIKSFYIDNNKIRLSLILANAFIDMYAKCGDIQGAEEIFHGMKERDLITWNSMIMAYASHGYAEKALIIFNSMQNVGFNPDDITFIAVLSACSHGGLAAKGKQYFETMELHFGLTPKMEHYACMVDVLGRNGLIEEAYEWITKMPMEPDEAAWGALLNACRMFGNLEFGQIAGRKLLNLNPNDSGIYMNLTSIYSKKEKWLDVTKVRSMMREKGVKKMPGCSSIEVGDAVHEFLAADESHPLTEDIYRVLRDIVSFTELENEVMLS, encoded by the coding sequence ATGAGACCCGCTCTCCATTTCCATCCTCTACGATTTTCTCCTTTCAAAACCTCAATCCGAAGCTTCTCTTTCCTCACTCTAAAGCCTCGCACTCAACATTTCTCTTCTTCAATCTCATACCCAAAACCGAAATGGAACTCCAACGCCACTCTGTTGATCACAAATCCAGTTCTTCATATGATCGAATCCTGCAATTCGATGCTACATTTGAAGCAAATCCAAGGTCACATGACAATAACAGGCCTCATCTTTCATCTCTTCCCGGTAAGCCGCGTATTAACTTTCTGCGCTCTCTCTGAAACTGGAGATATACACCACGCAATACGTCTCTTTTCGCAGATTTCTAAACCCAATGTTTATATGTGGAATACAATGATCAGAGGCTACACAAGAGTTAATCTTCCCGAACTTGGTCTCTCTCTATTTCGCAGAATGTTTGAACAGAGAATTGAGATGGACCGGCGTAGCTTTGTTTTTGCGCTCAAGGCATGTGAATTATCTCGCAGGGTAGAAGTAGGTGAATTGATTCATTCTTTGAGTTGGAAGATGGGTTTTGACTCTGATTCACTTGTACAAAATGCGTTGATTCATTTTTATTCTCGCAGCGACTGTTTATTTAATGCAGTTAAGGTGTTTGACGAAAGTCCTGAGAGAGATGTTGTTTCTTGGACAACAATGATCGATGCGTATTCGCAGAATCACTTGCCTGATGAAGCTTTGAATTTGTTTAATCTGATGTTATCAAGTGGAATAGAACCAAACTACATTACAATGATCACAGTTCTTTCTGCTTGTTCTCAAAAGAAGGATTTAACTATTGCAAAATCTATTCATGAATATATGAAATCAACAAATGTGAAACAAACGCTGAATTTGACGAACGCCTTGTTGGATATGTATGTAAAATGCGGTTGCTTGTTAACTGCAGAAGAGATTTTCAGAAAGATGGAAGTCAAGGATGTATTCTCATGGACCAGCATGATCAATGGTTATTCCATAAACAACGATCTGAAGCTCGCAAGAGAATGTTTCGATCAAATGCCTTATAGAAATATCGTATCTTGGAACGCTATGATTGCAGGATACTCTCAAAACAACCAACCGAAGAACGCTGTCTTGCTTTTCCATGAAATGACGAAAGCAGGTTTCATCCCTATCGAGAACACCTTGGTCTGCGTTCTTTCTGCTTGTGCTCAATTGGGTTTCATGGAAGAGGGTCGAAAGATTAAGTCTTTCTACATTGACAATAACAAGATTCGTCTCAGTTTGATCTTAGCAAACGCGTTCATAGACATGTATGCTAAATGTGGTGATATTCAAGGGGCTGAAGAGATCTTTCATGGaatgaaagaaagagatttaataaCTTGGAATTCGATGATCATGGCTTATGCCTCTCATGGGTATGCCGAGAAAGCTCTCATAATTTTCAACTCAATGCAAAATGTCGGTTTTAACCCTGATGACATAACATTCATCGCGGTTCTATCTGCCTGCAGTCATGGTGGGTTAGCCGCGAAAGGTAAGCAATATTTTGAAACTATGGAATTACATTTCGGTTTGACTCCAAAAATGGAGCATTATGCATGCATGGTTGATGTTCTTGGTAGAAACGGTCTAATCGAAGAAGCTTATGAATGGATAACGAAAATGCCAATGGAACCGGATGAAGCAGCTTGGGGGGCACTTCTAAATGCTTGTAGGATGTTTGGGAATCTCGAATTTGGTCAGATTGCTGGTAGGAAGCTCTTGAATTTGAATCCTAACGATAGTGGGATTTACATGAATCTTACGAGTATTTACTCAAAGAAGGAGAAATGGCTGGATGTTACTAAGGTTAGAAGTATGATGAGAGAAAAGGGTGTTAAGAAAATGCCTGGTTGTAGTTCAATTGAGGTTGGTGACGCGGTTCATGAATTCTTAGCTGCGGATGAATCACATCCTCTTACGGAAGATATATATCGAGTCTTGCGTGATATAGTTTCGTTTACGGAATTGGAGAATGAGGTTATGCTTAGTTGA
- the LOC124931417 gene encoding isoflavone reductase homolog, translated as MKKSKVLVVGGTGYIGKRIVKASLDQGYPTYVLQRSELGLQDIEKLQMLLSFKKHGAHLVRASFSDHQSLVDAVKMVDVVICTMSGVHFRSHNLLLQLKLVKAIKEAGNIKRFLPSEFGMDPARMGDALEPGRETFEEKMMVRKAIEEANIPFTYISANCFAGYFVGNLSQPGTLVPPMDKVVIFGDGNVKVVYMDEDDIATYTMKTIDDPRTLNKTLYISPSENILSQIELVQIWEKLIGKDLEKYNISSKSYLSALEGMDHAMKAGSGHLYHIFYEGCLTNFEIGKDGEEASRLYPEVVYTRMDAYLKRYL; from the exons atgaagaagagtaaGGTTCTTGTTGTGGGAGGAACTGGATACATCGGCAAGAGAATTGTGAAGGCGAGTTTAGACCAAGGTTATCCAACCTATGTTCTTCAGAGGTCTGAGCTTGGCCTCCAGGACATAGAGAAACTTCAGATGTTATTGTCTTTTAAGAAACATGGGGCTCACCTTGTTAGGGCGTCCTTCTCTGATCATCAAAGTTTAGTTGACGCGGTTAAGATGGTAGACGTCGTCATATGCACCATGTCTGGCGTGCATTTCCGCAGCCACAACCTCTTGTTGCAACTCAAGTTGGTTAAGGCAATCAAAGAAGCGGGTAATATTAAG CGGTTCTTACCATCAGAGTTCGGGATGGATCCAGCGAGAATGGGGGACGCACTAGAGCCGGGACGAGAGACATTTGAAGAGAAAATGATGGTAAGAAAAGCCATTGAAGAAGCCAACATTCCCTTCACTTATATTTCTGCAAATTGTTTTGCGGGCTACTTTGTGGGTAATCTCTCGCAGCCGGGCACCCTAGTTCCTCCAATGGACAAAGTTGTCATTTTTGGAGATGGGAATGTCAAAG TTGTTTATATGGACGAAGACGACATAGCAACTTATACGATGAAAACCATAGACGATCCTCGAACATTGAATAAGACATTGTATATTAGCCCATCCGAAAATATCCTTAGCCAAATAGAGTTGGTCCAAATTTGGGAAAAGCTCATAGGAAAAGATTTAGAGAAATATAACATTTCTTCTAAATCCTACTTATCGGCCTTGGAAG GCATGGATCACGCAATGAAAGCTGGATCGGGACATTTGTATCACATTTTCTATGAAGGTTGCTTGACCAACTTTGAGATCGGAAAAGATGGAGAAGAAGCTTCTCGACTATACCCAGAGGTTGTGTACACTCGTATGGATGCTTACTTGAAGCGCTATTTGTAA